In a genomic window of Melitaea cinxia chromosome 2, ilMelCinx1.1, whole genome shotgun sequence:
- the LOC123659650 gene encoding inactive ubiquitin carboxyl-terminal hydrolase MINDY-4B, with product MIRGNDRAPVCMEERVMYARNRQPGAKPAVVGGKPITEELAAELRVTAFGTASCPPRGEWIHTPLIMRPSDQPLAYGLSAPRNGTRSLLAGLQAHIIKWLLFDSRPMTKDNKSVDPPDSYLRPNEDRQEEALWRACSEVIWRCAGGFNNQPDVKAVVALPTTNVYVQHSSAYYQDGITEMLHLFEHKSLEDLQIFLKRYLYLFQSEDGSGSLLLLYACILSRGCENVKKDLDGKLTYLVSTQVEGSVNVTTLLLSGRATPYLHNGVQYVGDEDHYAMPQFGVLSRSPVGLLVWYGNEDSITKNVSKQYPGSRLKTPALPIWVTSCSGHYGVLFNTNRELLRNYHAERRFDIHYYTCGGCHVLLNVDTRAHEDMVSTRNDEISATPLEKLIHTKWQDAKITWSGPVPFAGDSPN from the exons ATGATCCGAGGAAATGATCGGGCTCCAGTATGTATGGAAG AACGTGTCATGTACGCGAGAAACCGCCAGCCGGGTGCGAAGCCAGCTGTAGTCGGCGGGAAACCAATCACTGAGGAATTAGCTGCG GAGCTTCGCGTAACAGCATTTGGTACAGCCTCCTGTCCACCCCGTGGAGAATGGATCCACACCCCTCTAATAATGAGACCCTCAGACCAACCGCTCGCTTATGGCCTCTCAGCACCAAGAAACGGGACCAGATCTCTTTTGGCTGGTCTTCAAGCACACATCATTAAATGGCTGCTATTTGATTCTCGTCCCATGACCAAGGATAATAAGTCCGTGGATCCCCCAGACAG cTATTTACGTCCTAACGAAGATCGTCAAGAAGAAGCGCTGTGGCGAGCTTGTAGCGAAGTTATCTGGCGGTGCGCTGGTGGCTTTAACAACCAACCCGATGTGAAAGCGGTGGTAGCTCTACCTACCACCAATGTCTACGTGCAGCACAGCTCCGCGTATTACCAAGATGGTATCACCGAAATG CTGCACTTATTCGAGCATAAGAGTTTGGAGGATTTGCAGATATTCCTGAAGAGATACTTATATTTG TTTCAGTCTGAAGATGGCTCGGGTTCTTTGCTGTTATTATACGCCTGCATCTTATCCAGAGGCTGCGAAAA TGTTAAAAAAGACTTGGACGGTAAGCTGACTTACCTCGTGTCGACTCAAGTGGAAGGCTCCGTCAACGTGACCACACTCCTCCTGTCTGGTCGCGCAACGCCTTATCTACATAATGGAGTACAATATGTAGGCGATGAAGATCACTAT GCTATGCCTCAATTCGGCGTGCTGTCACGTAGCCCCGTGGGTCTTCTAGTTTGGTATGGCAATGAGGACAGTATCACTAAGAATGTCTCGAAGCAGTACCCGGGATCCAGACTCAAAACTCCAGCTTTGCCTATTTGG GTGACCAGCTGCTCCGGCCACTACGGTGTACTGTTCAATACTAATCGTGAACTTCTAAGAAATTATCACGCTGAAAGAAg GTTCGACATTCACTACTACACTTGTGGTGGCTGCCACGTTCTCCTAAACGTGGATACTCGTGCTCATGAAGATATGGTCTCAACGAGAAACGATGAAATCAGCGCTACACCGCTGGAAAAGCTTATTCatacaaa